In Dryobates pubescens isolate bDryPub1 chromosome 31, bDryPub1.pri, whole genome shotgun sequence, one DNA window encodes the following:
- the PRNP gene encoding major prion protein homolog, with product MARLLVTCCLLALLLLSWTDVAFSKKGKGKPGGGGWGSHRQPSYPRQPSYPQNPGYPHNPGYPHNPGYPRNPGYPHNPGYPQNPGWGQGYNPSSGGSYYNQKPWKPPKSKTNLKHVAGAAAAGAVVGGLGGYAMGRVMSGMHYRFDSPDEYQWWNANAGRYPNRVYYQEYSSPPPQDVFVADCFNITVTEHNIGPAARRNASEAGPAANQTDLEMETKVVTKVIREMCIQQYREYRLASAVRPQLADASLAAFLLFALFVLH from the coding sequence ATGGCCCGGCTCCTCGtcacctgctgcctgctggccctgctcctcctctcctggaCCGACGTCGCCTTCTCCAAGAAGGGCAAAGGCAAACCCGgcggagggggctgggggagccatCGCCAGCCCAGCTACCCTCGCCAGCCCAGCTACCCCCAGAACCCCGGCTACCCCCACAACCCGGGGTACCCCCACAACCCTGGATACCCCCGCAACCCAGGCTACCCCCACAACCCCGGCTACCCCCAGAAtccgggctgggggcagggttaCAACCCTTCCAGCGGAGGCAGCTACTACAACCAGAAGCCCTGGAAGCCTCCTAAGTCCAAGACCAACCTGAAGCACGtggcgggggcggcggcggcgggggccgtggtaggggggctggggggctacGCCATGGGCCGGGTGATGTCGGGGATGCACTACCGCTTCGACAGCCCCGACGAGTACCAGTGGTGGAACGCCAACGCCGGGCGCTACCCCAACCGGGTGTACTACCAGGAGTACAGCAGCCCCCCGCCCCAGGACGTCTTCGTGGCCGACTGCTTCAACATCACCGTGACGGAGCACAACAtcggccccgccgcccgccggAACGCCTCGGAGGCGGGGCCGGCGGCCAACCAAACAGACCTGGAGATGGAGACCAAGGTGGTGACCAAGGTGATCAGGGAGATGTGCATCCAGCAGTACCGCGAGTACCGCCTGGCCTCCGCCGTCCGGCCGCAGCTGGCTGACGCCtccctggctgccttcctgctcttcgCCCTCTTCGTGCTGCACTGA